In Raphanus sativus cultivar WK10039 chromosome 5, ASM80110v3, whole genome shotgun sequence, the following proteins share a genomic window:
- the LOC108857482 gene encoding uncharacterized protein At4g06744 produces MASNYHHSSSFIFLLLSLHFLSKLATANSHITDRNALEIIIGGGESSNDYSPAPSPRPEDCPPPPPPEPEHCPPPPPPPPPPPQFSSPLIEKVYPVIKKFQNLVEHDPKKILKTWVGTDICAEDKYIGLECAKFPGTNDLALASIQFNQFNLGGKQLRLDNFLNKLEEVTIFHANSNNFVGSVPEVGNLKYLFELDLSNNKLSGEFPSSVLKATNLTFLDLRFNSFSGCVPPQVFNLNLDVLFINHNNLVQRLPENLGSITALYLTFANNRFTGPIPESIGDIKSLQEVLFLNNKLTGCLPYQIGKLNQATVFDVEFNQLTGPIPYSFGCLDKMEQLNLARNKFYGTIPEIVCELSALKNVSLSFNYFTQVGPKCRDLIKKKILDVRMNCILDLPYQRTPWECAKFFMRKQKCPNSKSFFNMPCDKAPHRIKPEQEKLDGQASPPVSYRALNPNRIRNL; encoded by the exons ATGGCTTCAAATTATCACCACTCctcttctttcattttcttgCTTCTGTCTCTTCACTTTCTTTCAAAACTAGCCACAGCAAACAGCCACATCACCGACAGAAACGCTCTCGAAATCATCATCGGCGGTGGTGAAAGCTCCAATGACTATTCTCCTGCGCCGTCTCCGAGGCCAGAAGACTGTCCTCCACCGCCCCCTCCAGAGCCAGAACACtgtcctcctcctccaccgccaCCGCCACCGCCGCCACAATTCTCTAGTCCATTAATAGAGAAAGTGTATCCAGTAATCAAGAAGTTCCAAAACCTGGTCGAACATGATCCAAAGAAGATACTCAAAACATGGGTAGGCACCGATATTTGCGCCGAGGATAAATACATAGGACTCGAGTGCGCAAAGTTCCCGGGAACAAACGATCTCGCACTCGCGAGCATCCAGTTCAACCAGTTTAACTTGGGAGGCAAGCAACTGAGGCTAGATAACTTTCTCAACAAGTTAGAAGAAGTCACCATCTTCCACGCAAACAGCAACAATTTCGTGGGTTCTGTTCCCGAAGTCGGCAACTTGAAGTACCTATTCGAGCTTGATCTCAGCAACAACAAGCTCTCAGGAGAGTTTCCAAGCTCTGTCTTAAAAGCAACAAATCTCACGTTCCTAGATCTCAGATTCAACTCTTTCTCCGGTTGTGTTCCTCCTCAGGTTTTCAATCTTAACCTAGACGTCTTGTTCATCAACCACAACAATCTTGTTCAGAGACTGCCCGAGAATCTTGGATCCATCACTGCTCTTTACCTCACATTCGCTAATAACAG ATTCACGGGTCCTATTCCCGAAAGCATAGGTGACATCAAGTCCCTACAAGAAGTCCTTTTCTTAAATAACAAGTTAACCGGTTGCTTGCCATACCAAATCGGGAAGCTTAACCAAGCTACGGTTTTTGACGTCGAGTTTAACCAGCTAACCGGTCCGATTCCGTACTCTTTCGGGTGCCTAGACAAGATGGAACAGCTCAACTTGGCTAGAAACAAGTTCTACGGTACCATACCGGAGATCGTGTGCGAGCTCTCAGCTCTCAAGAACGTTTCACTCTCGTTCAATTACTTCACGCAGGTTGGTCCAAAATGTAGAGATCTTATCAAGAAGAAGATTCTAGACGTTCGCATGAACTGTATTCTAGATCTTCCTTATCAGAGAACGCCATGGGAGTGCGCAAAATTCTTCATGCGGAAACAGAAGTGTCCCAACTCTAAGTCTTTCTTTAATATGCCTTGTGACAAAGCTCCGCACCGGATTAAACCGGAGCAAGAAAAGTTAGACGGTCAGGCTTCGCCACCGGTATCTTACCGTGCTCTTAACCCGAACCGGATTCGGAATCTCTAG
- the LOC108831648 gene encoding probable receptor-like protein kinase At1g49730: MFLHSQALFLTFIALLGIHQLPLPTEAECPLDLTSSNFTLVASVCSNNTDRAKCCRYMNAFVAVSVSRYANHTSDLGVTPDSTSICITTISRTMELYGIPTYATLFCGLGTKILVSYDCEGLTTVTQMLQSPKFGDVSRNCKLPLSPGDQCRGCLNSGITYLRSLVDRGNNIKMSTCRDATYAALASRVDSSSALGLASCFFNVTELSTTPEFPLSPEASPVPVVADSPSGDDLVLSPRKSHHSYHLTVVPAIGIAVTAFSVVMLAVLMVLIQRKKRELDDDDDDSEGKDHNPTKTLPSSSPRPKVMMIHEGHSLAFRKFSYKEIRKATKDFSEVIGSGGFGTVHRAEFSNGLVAAVKRMNRSSEQADDEFCREIELLARLHHRHLVALKGFCTKKNERFLVYEYMANGSLTDHLHSTEKPPLSWATRMKIAIDVANALEYLHLYCDPPLCHRDIKSSNILLDENFVAKLADFGLAHASRDGSICFEPVNTDIRGTPGYVDPEYVVTQELTEKSDVYSYGVVLLEIITGRRAVDEGRNLVEMSQPLLVSESRRVDLVDSRIKDCIDGEQLETVVAVVRWCTEKEGVARPSIKQVLRLLCESCDPLHLELAMAVEEHKGRSLRGGDSGLASSSSTTSRSHCSRSFLLETGSPPNGLSF; encoded by the exons ATGTTCCTTCACAGTCAAGCTCTCTTCCTCACATTCATCGCACTTCTCGGAATCCACCAACTGCCTTTACCAACAGAAGCAG AGTGCCCATTGGACTTGACTTCATCAAACTTCACTCTCGTGGCCTCCGTCTGCTCCAACAACACCGACAGAGCCAAATGCTGCCGCTACATGAACGCCTTCGTCGCTGTATCCGTCTCCCGCTACGCTAACCACACATCAGATCTCGGAGTCACACCGGACTCAACCTCCATCTGCATTACCACCATCTCCAGAACCATGGAGCTCTACGGCATCCCAACGTACGCAACCCTCTTCTGCGGTCTAGGCACCAAGATTCTCGTCAGCTACGACTGCGAAGGTCTCACCACTGTAACTCAAATGCTCCAGTCCCCGAAGTTTGGAGATGTTTCAAGAAACTGCAAGCTGCCTCTCTCGCCGGGAGACCAGTGCAGAGGTTGCTTGAACTCGGGTATCACTTACCTTCGTAGTTTGGTGGATAGAGGGAATAACATTAAGATGAGTACTTGTCGTGATGCAACCTATGCTGCTTTGGCTAGCCGTGTTGATAGCTCTTCGGCTCTTGGGCTCGCTAGCTGCTTCTTTAATGTGACTGAGCTCAGCACCACTCCAG AGTTTCCGTTGAGTCCAGAAGCTTCTCCAGTTCCAGTGGTAGCTGATAGTCCAAGTGGCGATGATCTTGTTTTGTCTCCGAGGAAAAGTCACCATTCATATCACTTGACAGTGGTTCCGGCTATTGGGATCGCTGTTACAGCTTTCTCCGTTGTGATGCTCGCTGTCCTAATGGTTCTTATCCAAAGAAAGAAACGGGaacttgatgatgatgatgatgactccgAGGGGAAGGATCATAATCCAACAAAGAcgcttccttcttcttctccccgCCCTAAAGTAATGATGATTCATGAAG GTCATTCTTTGGCTTTTAGGAAATTCAGCTACAAGGAGATAAGGAAAGCAACTAAAGATTTCAGCGAGGTGATTGGCAGTGGGGGATTTGGGACTGTTCACAGAGCTGAGTTTAGTAATGGGTTGGTTGCAGCTGTGAAAAGGATGAACAGGAGCTCTGAACAAGCAGATGATGAGTTTTGCAGAGAGATAGAGCTTCTAGCCAGGCTGCATCACCGCCATCTTGTTGCTTTGAAAGGCTTTTGTACTAAGAAGAATGAGAG GTTCCTTGTGTACGAGTATATGGCAAATGGGAGCCTGACGGATCATCTACATT CCACAGAGAAACCTCCACTTAGTTGGGCAACAAGGATGAAAATCGCAATTGATGTGGCTAATGCTCTG GAATACCTTCATCTCTACTGTGACCCACCTCTCTGTCACAGAGACATAAAGTCGAGCAACATATTACTCGACGAGAACTTTGTTGCCAAG CTTGCAGATTTTGGCCTTGCACATGCTTCCAGAGATGGCTCCATTTGTTTTGAACCTGTTAACACTGATATCCGTGGAACTCCAG GCTATGTAGATCCAGAGTACGTTGTAACACAAGAACTGACGGAGAAGAGCGACGTGTACAGCTACGGAGTGGTGTTGCTAGAGATCATAACAGGGAGAAGAGCTGTCGATGAAGGTAGGAACCTTGTGGAGATGTCTCAGCCTTTACTGGTATCAGAATCAAGACGGGTAGATCTTGTGGATTCTAGAATCAAAGACTGCATAGATGGAGAGCAGCTGGAAACAGTGGTGGCGGTTGTGAGATGGTGCACGGAGAAAGAAGGCGTGGCTAGGCCATCGATCAAGCAAGTCCTGAGGCTGCTTTGCGAGAGCTGTGATCCGTTGCATCTGGAGCTTGCAATGGCGGTTGAAGAGCACAAAGGGAGGTCACTGAGAGGTGGTGACTCAGGCTTGGCTTCTTCATCTAGTACTACTTCAAGGTCGCATTGTAGCAGGAGTTTCCTGCTTGAGACTGGCTCTCCACCAAATGGTCTCTCCTTTTGA
- the LOC108857666 gene encoding glycoprotein 3-alpha-L-fucosyltransferase A: MGVFSRIGSTHEGLPVVANASLRRKVSSFLPICVAIVVLVEIAFLGRLDNPSLLDALTSFFGKLSSPTKPSSGSNVGSGTERCEEWLEREDSVSYSRNFSKDPIFISGGDKDFESCSVDCAIAMNSNKTPDAAFGLLGHHPGTLRILRSMESARYFIQNNIAHARRKGFGIVMTTSLSSDVPVGYFSWAEYDIMAPLQPKTEKALAAAFISNCIAQNFRLQALEALMEEANVTVDSYGTCHRNRDERVEKVEALKHYKFSLAFENTNEEDYVTEKFFQSLVAGSVPVVVGAPNIQDFAPSPDSIIHIKQMTDIEPVAKRMKHLADHPDAYNKMLRWKQEGPSDSFKALVDMAAVHSSCRLCIFVATRIREQEEKSPEFKKRPCKCTRGSETVYHLFVRERGTFDVESIFLRDGYLTLEALESAVLTKFKSLRHEPIWKKERPESLRGDGVLKVHAIYPLGLTQRQALYNFKFERNSSLSTHIQRNPCPKFEVVFV, from the exons ATGGGTGTCTTCTCCAGAATTGGATCGACCCACGAAGGATTACCAGTAGTAGCCAATGCCTCTCTCAGGCGCAAAGTTTCGAGCTTTTTGCCCATCTGCGTCGCTATCGTCGTCCTCGTCGAGATCGCGTTCCTGGGTCGCCTCGATAACCCTTCTCTCCTCGACGCACTGACGAGCTTTTTCGGCAAGCTATCATCTCCGACTAAACCGTCCTCCGGTTCGAATGTCGGGTCGGGAACGGAGAGGTGCGAGGAGTGGCTGGAGAGAGAGGATTCAGTTAGTTACTCTAGGAATTTCAGTAAAGATCCCATCTTTATCTCCGGTGGTGACAAG GACTTTGAATCGTGCTCAGTTGACTGCGCAATTGCAATGAATTCAAATAAGACACCAGATGCAGCGTTTGGATTATTAGGTCATCACCCTGGAACACTCCGTATACTACGTTCCATGGAATCTGCAAGATACTTCATTCAGAACAATATTGCTCACGCACGACG GAAGGGTTTTGGTATCGTGATGACAACTAGTCTATCATCAGACGTTCCCGTTGGGTATTTCTCATGGGCGGAGTATGACATTATGGCTCCACTTCAACCAAAGACGGAGAAAGCTCTCGCTGCTGCTTTCATTTCCAATTGTATTGCTCAGAATTTTAGGCTTCAAGCTCTTGAAGCCTTGATGGAGGAGGCTAATGTTACGGTTGATTCTTATGGTACTTGTCACCGCAACCGTGACGAGAGAG TGGAGAAGGTTGAAGCTCTTAAGCACTATAAGTTCAGTCTTGCTTTTGAGAACACCAATGAGGAGGACTACGTCACCGAGAAGTTCTTCCAATCTCTTGTCGCTG gatCCGTCCCTGTGGTCGTTGGTGCTCCAAATATTCAAGATTTTGCACCTTCTCCTGATTCAATCATTCACATTAAACAGATGACTGATATTGAGCCTGTCGCAAAGAGAATGAAACATCTTGCAGATCATCCTGACGCCTATAATAAGATGCTACG atgGAAACAAGAAGGACCTTCAGATTCTTTCAAGGCACTTGTTGATATGGCTGCAGTACATTCCTCTTGTCGTCTCTGCATTTTCGTGGCTACAAGGATCCGTGAGCAAGAAGAGAAGAGTCCTGAGTTTAAGAAACGACCCTGTAAATGCACCAGAGGCTCAGAAACAGTCTATCATTTGTTTGTTAGAGAACGTGGCACGTTTGATGTGGAATCCATCTTCTTAAG GGATGGTTATCTGACTCTGGAAGCTCTGGAATCTGCGGTTCTCACAAAGTTCAAGTCTCTGAGACATGAACCAATATGGAAGAAGGAAAGACCCGAGAGCTTAAGAGGGGACGGTGTGCTTAAAGTACACGCGATATACCCGCTTGGTCTGACTCAAAGACAAGCCCTTTACAACTTCAAATTCGAAAGAAACTCAAGTCTCAGTACTCACATCCAGAGAAACCCTTGTCCTAAATTCGAAGTTGTATTTGTCTAA
- the LOC108831649 gene encoding ABSCISIC ACID-INSENSITIVE 5-like protein 7 isoform X1: MGTHINFNNLGGGGDPGGEGFNQMKPTDSAYPLARQSSLYSLTFDELQTTLLGGPGKDLGSMNMDELLKSIWTAEESQAMAMTMTSSAQATAVTQQPGGGGGGGNLQRQGSLTLPRTISQKTVDEVWKFLITKDEGGSSGGGGGESNAPQRQQTLGEMTLEEFLFRAGVVREDNNSSQQMGQVGNNNNSNGFYGNNGAPVGLGFEFGQQNHNSISFNNGANDSMILNQPPGLGLKVGGTMQQQQQLNQPHPQQQRVPQIIFPKQANFAFAAPGVTAAATSPGTSSAENNSLSPVDYVLNRGRRSNTGLEKVIERRQRRMIKNRESAARSRARKQAYTLELEAEIEKLKKANQELRRKQAEMVEMQKNEQLKESSKKPWGSKRQCLRRTLTGPW; encoded by the exons ATGGGAACTCACATAAATTTCAACAACTTAGGAGGAGGTGGTGATCCTGGTGGGGAAGGATTTAACCAGATGAAGCCAACAGATAGTGCCTATCCCTTGGCGAGACAGTCTTCCCTTTATTCCCTAACGTTTGATGAGCTCCAGACCACACTACTAGGTGGACCGGGAAAAGATCTCGGGTCGATGAACATGGATGAACTCTTGAAGAGCATATGGACTGCTGAAGAATCTCAGGCCATGGCCATGACCATGACTTCTTCAGCTCAGGCTACAGCAGTAACACAGCAacccggtggtggtggtggtggtgggaaTCTCCAGAGGCAAGGCTCGTTGACATTGCCTAGAACAATTAGTCAGAAGACTGTTGATGAGGTCTGGAAATTTTTGATCACCAAAGACGAGGGAGGTAGCAGTGGAGGAGGCGGTGGCGAGTCTAATGCGCCTCAGAGGCAACAGACTTTAGGGGAAATGACACTTGAGGAGTTTCTGTTCCGCGCTGGAGTGGTAAGAGAAGATAACAACTCTTCACAGCAGATGGGTCAGGttggaaacaacaacaacagcaacggGTTTTATGGTAACAACGGAGCTCCTGTGGGATTAGGCTTTGAGTTTGGTCAGCAAAATCACAACAGCATATCATTCAACAATGGTgctaatgattctatgatcTTGAATCAGCCACCTGGTTTAGGCCTCAAAGTGGGCGGGACaatgcagcagcagcagcagctgaATCAGCCACATCCACAGCAGCAGCGAGTGCCTCAAATCATCTTTCCAAAACAAGCAAATTTTGCATTTGCTGCGCCTGGGGTTACTGCTGCAGCAACGTCTCCAGGGACAAGCAGCGCAGAAAACAACTCTCTGTCGCCGGTTGATTATGTGCTTAATCGAGGAAGAAGAAGTAATACGGGTCTAGAGAAGGTTATCGAGAGGAGGCAAAGGAGAATGATCAAGAACCGAGAATCAGCTGCTAGATCAAGAGCTCGAAAGCAG GCTTATACCTTGGAACTGGAAGCTGAAATTGAAAAGCTCAAGAAAGCGAATCAAGAACTGCGGAGAAAACAG GCTGAAATGGTGGAAATGCAGAagaatgag CAGCTGAAGGAATCCTCGAAGAAACCGTGGGGCAGCAAAAGGCAATGTTTGAGAAGGACACTAACCGGTCCATGGTAA
- the LOC108831649 gene encoding ABSCISIC ACID-INSENSITIVE 5-like protein 7 isoform X2, which yields MGTHINFNNLGGGGDPGGEGFNQMKPTDSAYPLARQSSLYSLTFDELQTTLLGGPGKDLGSMNMDELLKSIWTAEESQAMAMTMTSSAQATAVTQQPGGGGGGGNLQRQGSLTLPRTISQKTVDEVWKFLITKDEGGSSGGGGGESNAPQRQQTLGEMTLEEFLFRAGVVREDNNSSQQMGQVGNNNNSNGFYGNNGAPVGLGFEFGQQNHNSISFNNGANDSMILNQPPGLGLKVGGTMQQQQQLNQPHPQQQRVPQIIFPKQANFAFAAPGVTAAATSPGTSSAENNSLSPVDYVLNRGRRSNTGLEKVIERRQRRMIKNRESAARSRARKQAYTLELEAEIEKLKKANQELRRKQAEMVEMQKNELKESSKKPWGSKRQCLRRTLTGPW from the exons ATGGGAACTCACATAAATTTCAACAACTTAGGAGGAGGTGGTGATCCTGGTGGGGAAGGATTTAACCAGATGAAGCCAACAGATAGTGCCTATCCCTTGGCGAGACAGTCTTCCCTTTATTCCCTAACGTTTGATGAGCTCCAGACCACACTACTAGGTGGACCGGGAAAAGATCTCGGGTCGATGAACATGGATGAACTCTTGAAGAGCATATGGACTGCTGAAGAATCTCAGGCCATGGCCATGACCATGACTTCTTCAGCTCAGGCTACAGCAGTAACACAGCAacccggtggtggtggtggtggtgggaaTCTCCAGAGGCAAGGCTCGTTGACATTGCCTAGAACAATTAGTCAGAAGACTGTTGATGAGGTCTGGAAATTTTTGATCACCAAAGACGAGGGAGGTAGCAGTGGAGGAGGCGGTGGCGAGTCTAATGCGCCTCAGAGGCAACAGACTTTAGGGGAAATGACACTTGAGGAGTTTCTGTTCCGCGCTGGAGTGGTAAGAGAAGATAACAACTCTTCACAGCAGATGGGTCAGGttggaaacaacaacaacagcaacggGTTTTATGGTAACAACGGAGCTCCTGTGGGATTAGGCTTTGAGTTTGGTCAGCAAAATCACAACAGCATATCATTCAACAATGGTgctaatgattctatgatcTTGAATCAGCCACCTGGTTTAGGCCTCAAAGTGGGCGGGACaatgcagcagcagcagcagctgaATCAGCCACATCCACAGCAGCAGCGAGTGCCTCAAATCATCTTTCCAAAACAAGCAAATTTTGCATTTGCTGCGCCTGGGGTTACTGCTGCAGCAACGTCTCCAGGGACAAGCAGCGCAGAAAACAACTCTCTGTCGCCGGTTGATTATGTGCTTAATCGAGGAAGAAGAAGTAATACGGGTCTAGAGAAGGTTATCGAGAGGAGGCAAAGGAGAATGATCAAGAACCGAGAATCAGCTGCTAGATCAAGAGCTCGAAAGCAG GCTTATACCTTGGAACTGGAAGCTGAAATTGAAAAGCTCAAGAAAGCGAATCAAGAACTGCGGAGAAAACAG GCTGAAATGGTGGAAATGCAGAagaatgag CTGAAGGAATCCTCGAAGAAACCGTGGGGCAGCAAAAGGCAATGTTTGAGAAGGACACTAACCGGTCCATGGTAA
- the LOC108857483 gene encoding PI-PLC X domain-containing protein At5g67130: MFQKLTFFLTVLLIPCFLIFSPSSALKEGETCIVSKNCDPGLHCESCLSSDNFRPRCSRMQTVNPTSKVKGLPYNKYTWLMTHNSYARIGAKSATGSMILAPSNQQDSITSQLINGVRGFMLDMYDFQNDIWLCHSYGGNCFNYTAFQPALNILREFQVFLDKNKDVIVTLIIEDYVKSPNGLGRLFDASGLRNFWFPVASMPKNGEDWPTIDEMVTKNQRLLVFTSNPQKEATEGIAFLWKYMVENQYGDGGMRPGVCTNRPESAGMGDTSRSLVLVNYFPDTANLMGSCKQNSAPLLDTIMKCQEASGQRWPNFIAVDFYKKSDGGGAPKAVDVANGRSLCGCDDIAACKENMPYGTCEKREEEPSKLDSKLMMIAKLTADATKPTQLGLSVFVVTFVSLLSFF, translated from the exons ATGTTTCAGAAACTCACCTTCTTTCTAACTGTTCTTCTCATTCCATGTTTTCTCATCTTTAGCCCTTCTTCTGCCCTTAAG GAAGGAGAAACATGCATCGTGAGCAAGAATTGTGATCCAGGACTTCACTGTGAATCATGTCTCTCAAGCGATAATTTCCGACCTAGATGCTCCCGAATGCAAACCGTTAACCCCACCTCTAag GTGAAAGGGTTGCCTTACAACAAATACACATGGTTGATGACACACAATTCATATGCTCGAATAGGTGCAAAATCAGCCACAGGGTCTATGATTCTTGCTCCTTCCAACCAACAAGATTCAATCACAAGCCAACTTATT AATGGTGTTAGAGGTTTTATGCTTGACATGTACGACTTCCAAAACGATATATGGCTTTGCCATTCTTACGGCGGAAATTGCTTCAATTACACGGCCTTC CAACCGGCGCTTAACATTTTACGCGAGTTTCAAGTGTTTTTAGACAAGAACAAGGATGTGATTGTGACGCTTATCATCGAGGACTACGTGAAATCTCCCAATGGTTTAGGCAGACTGTTTGATGCATCCGGCTTGCGAAATTTCTGGTTTCCGGTAGCAAGTATGCCTAAGAACGGAGAAGATTGGCCTACCATCGATGAAATGGTAACTAAGAACCAACGGTTGCTGGTTTTTACGTCAAATCCTCAAAAGGAAGCTACTGAAGGAATCGCATTTTTATGGAAATACATGGTAGAGAATCAAT atgGAGATGGAGGCATGAGGCCTGGAGTATGTACCAATAGACCAGAGTCAGCTGGTATGGGAGATACATCGAGATCACTAGTTCTTGTAAACTATTTTCCGGACACTGCGAATTTGATGGGATCTTGTAAACAGAactctgctcctcttcttgacaCCATCATGAAATGTCAAGAAGCCTCGGGACAACGCTGGCCTAACTTCATTGCAGTTGATTTCTACAAG AAAAGCGATGGTGGAGGAGCTCCAAAAGCAGTAGATGTTGCAAACGGCCGTTCACTTTGCGGCTGTGACGACATAGCCGCTTGTAAG GAGAACATGCCGTATGGGACGTGTGAGAAACGTGAAGAAGAGCCGAGCAAACTTGATTCGAAACTCATGATGATTGCTAAACTTACAGCCGATGCTACCAAACCGACCCAACTTGGGCTTTCTGTGTTTGTTGTAACCTTTGTCTCACTTCTCTCATTTTTTTGA